Below is a window of Culturomica massiliensis DNA.
TCTGTCGGTTGATGGAGGTCAGACATGGGTACGTGTATCGGGGAAAGATGGAGCGAATACGGGAGGAAGTGGTGGAAATACCGGAGGAGACGGCTGTCTGATCGAATCGATAAGCTTATCTGCGGATGGAATGACGGTGATTATTCTGTTGTCTAACGGTCAGGAGATCCGGGTGCCGAGCTGGGCTTGGGCGGAAGCTTTGGTGCAGCAGGTAAATGATTTAGCTATCACATTGAATACCTGGATTACGAATGCCAAATACATTACGGACGTTGCTCCTTTGAAAGATGCAGAGGGAAAGGAGATCGGCTGGCGGATCAGTTATAATGATGCGACTTATTCCGATGTTTATAACGGTAAGGATGGGGTTACCGGTCCTGCCGGAGCGGCCGGGGCTACTCCGGAGATACGTGTGGTAAAAGAGGGCGATGATTATTATTGGACAGTCGACGGAGAGAAGTTATTGATTGACGGACAACCTGTAAAAGCGAGTGCAATTACGCCTCAGTTGCAATTGGGGGAAGCATTGTCGGTGCCGGCGGATGTTCAGGGGCAACCTGTTATTGCCGGGGTGTGGTATTTGTCTGTGGACGGAGTGACGTGGGCCCGGGTTTCGGGAGAGAAAGGCGATAGCGGAGATAAAGGAGATACCGGAGATGCTTTTTTTAAAAAGGCGCCTGAGATAGATGCGACGAACGGTTGGGTGATTTTTACATTGAGCGATGGTACAGAAATAAAGGTCGCTTTGTATGATTGGGTAAAGTCGAAGTTTGATGAGATCAATACGGAGTTTACGGATGTGTGGAATTTACTGAATCAGGTTGCGGACCGCAAATATATAACTGCAGTAACGGAAATACGGAGTGAGGACGGCAGATATGTGCAGCAATATAAAATTGCATTTAGTGACGGTACAGAAATATTGCTCGGTAATACGGTGATTGGTATACGGAGCGCAACCCCGGCAGATGGAGGGGACCAGTCCGATCTTTACTGGACGATCAACGGTGTCGATTTATTGTATAACGGGCAGCCGATTAAAGCGAATGCGCAGGATGCACTGGGAGCTCCGCAGATAAAAACCGGTACGGAGCTGATAAATGCCGGCATTTCAACGGCAATCGGTGGAGAGAATATTATTCCGGCTGCTAATTACCTTTCTGTGGACGGCGGTTCTCAATGGGTAAGGCTTACCGGAGATCAGGGTATCCCCGGGGATAAAGGGGAACAGGGAGATCCGGGGCAAAGTGGGCTGATTGTAGAAGTTGTGAGAGATCCCGACGGTTTTTATGTGACGTTTAAATTAGGTGACGGAAGTGAGGATATTGTTGTCCCGACGAAGTTGTATATCGATAATATGGCCGAGCAATTGACTCGTTTAAGTGCGGACGTACTCGCCGTCAAAGAGTTTTTACAAGGGGGAATGATTATAAGGAGTGTAACGGAAAAAACGGAGAACGGAAAGAAGGTTTATGAATTGTTATGCCGCACATTCGGCGGAAGAGACCGGACGATTATCATCCGGGACGGTGCAGACGGATTGGCAGGATTGACTCCGACAATTAGTGTTCAGGCAGGTACGGGTGACGATAAAAATTATTATTGGGTCGTCAACGGCGAGCTTTTGAAAGATGCATCCGGCAATCCGATTCCGGTCAACGGTCAGCAGGGAGAGGCTGGTGTTCCCGGACAGAGTGCACCGGCTCCGCAGTTGAAACTAGGGAGTATGTTGTCTGTCGCTACCGATATGGAGGGCAATCCGATCGACGGTTTTGCCTTTTACCTTTCTGTCGATGACGGTGTGACATGGGCAAAAGTGTCCGGTCCGGAAGGTCAACCCGGAAAACCGGGAGAAGATGGTAATACCGGCGATTCCTTTTTTGAAAATGTGTCTTTATCGGCGGACGGATATTGGTTGACCCTTACGTTGAAAAATGTGGCGGATCCTGTTGTTGTCCCGACTCAAAAATGGATGAATACGATTCAGCAGACTATTCAGGATATGAATGACCGTATCGATGCTATCGATCAGATTCTCAATAACGGGATTATCATAACCTCTGTAACTCCTTTCGATGAGGATGGAAAAAGCGGTTATGAATTGATTTATACGAAAAACGGTGTTCGTGAAACGATAAAGATTTACAATGGGCAAAATGCTGCAACTCCGGTAATTTCCATAAAGCAGGATCCGGCGGACGGCGGTTATTATTGGACGAAGGATGGGGAATATATCATGGATGAAGGGGGGAACCGTTTCCCGGCCAAGGGGGATAAAGGCGACAGCGGGACTCCGGGAGATCCGGGACAGGACGGTAAGGATGCGCCTCTGCCGCAATTGAAGAGCGGACAAGAGTTGCAGAATGATTTGCACATTACTCAAGACGCTTCCGGAAATACCATCGATATTGCGGCGGTTTATCTGTCGGTGGATGGAGGTATTGCATGGGTACGGGTATCCGGTGAGAAGGGTACGCCGGGTGAGGATGGTAAACCGGGAGACCCTGCCGATGCCGGTTTTACGGCAGAGTTGGTAAAACCCGATGAATATTGGATCCGTTTTACGTTTACGGATGGTACTGTCGTGGATGTGCCGACGAAAAAATGGGTAACGGAGATCAAAGATAAACTGGACGCTTTGAATACTAATTTTGAAGCTTTAAAAAACGTATTGGATAAAACGAAATATATCAAGAGCATCGACGTTTTGGATCCGGTTGCTGAGGGGGGAAAAACCGGCTGGGAGATTAAGCTGATGGATATTGCCGGACAGGAAATATCTCCTTCGTACAAGATTTATAACGGAGTGGACGGGCAAAAAGGCGATCCCGGAGCGGAAGGCCCGGAAGGCAGTTCTCCGGTGATCGGAATGAAAAAAGACCCCGCGACACCTGGAGATGAAACCTTATATTGGACGGTGAACGATGCGTTTATGACAACTCCGGACGGTAGTTATGTTCCGGTATCCGGAAAAGATGCTCCGACGCCTCAGGTTGCTGCCGGTGCGACATTACCGGTAACGGTAACTCAAGATGCTGCGGGGAATGCGATTGTTATGTCTGCGTATTATTTGTCTGTCGATGGAGGGACATTGTGGTATAAGGTGAGCGGAGAAAAGGGCGATAAAGGGGATTCTCTGATTGAAAGCGTGGATGCCGTATCTTCTGACGAATATGTCCTGTTTAGCATGGCTGACGGCACTACTTTCAAAGTAGCCAAATACATAGAGATAACTATTGCGTTTAATGTCAGCGGTACACTTTCCGTACGGAAGAATTCCAGTGAAAATGTCAATTTTTCGGTTAGTGGTTCCTATGCTAAGAATTTATCATTGACGACAATTGTCGGTGGTAATTGGAAGGTATTGCAGTATTATGACGAAGCCGTTGGTTCCGGTACGTTGACGATTCAAGCGCCCGGGGCATGGGATCATAATAAAGTTGTGCTGTTATTGACAGATCAAAAAGGACGGGTGTGGACTTCTTCTCTGACGGTAGAGACGACTTGGGGTGTGGGTGATCCGTTTGTTGACACCCGGGATGAGCGTACGTATACGATTTATCGTTTCGGTGATAAGTTGTGGATGACGGAAGATCTGAAATATACGAAAGCAAACGGGTATACTTACAATGAATTGACGAATATATGTCCCCAGGGATGGCGTATTCCTACAAACGAGGACTGGAGTAATCTGAACGGTAATTTCGATGTTTCCGCGTTCGGATCGGCTTCTGTGGGAGGTGGATGGTGGTCCGGTTCTCCGGCAAATGACGGTACGGCATCGATTTGGCATATCAATGCTTCCAGTTTGAGTTCAGAATATGTTAATTTGGAAACCCCCCGAAGTGTAAGATGTGTTAAAGACGGATACAGTTCGCCTTATTGATTTTTATGTATTTACGATTTTGGATGCTGTCTCAAGCGGATACGTGATCACTTATTCGGTCTATAAATCTAAAATCTAAAATTTAAATCCTACAATTAAAATATTACATTTGTCTGATGATTGGTGATAAATTCTAATTTTTCGGCTATGTATGACAAAAAGAATTTCCATTTTTTATTGTTAGGGATTGTCTGCTTTTTTACCTTTTTTATTCATAATAAGGTAGTTTATCCGGATATAATGGAGTCCCGTAACCTGATTACGGCCCATGAAATGGTTGAGTACGACAATTGGCTGGTGCCGACAATGAATGGTGTGCTTCGCTTGGAAAAACCGCCTCTCCCCACCTGGCTGGCGGCCGGAGTTGAGTTGATATCTCCGGATAATCTTTCCCTGCAAAGGGCTGTTGCCGGGATTGCAGCGACATTGCTGGTGTTTTTTTTATATGCTTTTGCCTCCAGACTGACGAATAACCGGCGTTACGGTTTGGTTGCGGCCCTGGTGTTGTGTACTTCCTTCAATATTATATTGATGGGACGAACGGCGACCTGGGATATTTATTGCCACAGTTTTATGCTCGGGGCCATTTATTTCTTTTATAAAGCTTTTGAACAGGAGGGCCGGCAGTGGAAGAATTTCGGTATGGCCGGGGTCTTGATGGGCCTCTCTTTTTTAGGGAAAGGTCCTGTATCCTTTTATGCTTTATTGTTGCCTTTCCTGTTGTCTTATTTTATCCTTTACCGGCCGTCGTTTAAAAAGAAAGGTTTTCCTTTGCTGGTCATGGTGTTGATTTGCCTGGCTATCAGTTGCTGGTGGCCCGTATACCTTCTTTTGTATCATCGGGATATGGCACTTTTTGCGGCTGATAAGGAATCTACGGCCTGGTTGTCACATAATGTCCGGCCCTGGTATTATTATTGGAAATTTTTCCTGGAGTCAGGTATCTGGTCGCTATTTCTGATTACAGCTTTGATCTGGCCTTACTGGAAAAAGAGGGTGACTTTAAAAAAGGAATATTTGCTGACTGTAGCCTGGACTTTTGCCGTCCTGATCCTGTTGTCTCTGCTTCCGGAGAAAAAAACGCGTTATTTATTGCCGATACTGATTCCGGCAGCTTTGGTTGTCGCTCATTTGTTTGTTTATTGGTCACATCAGATCCGTAGAAAAGGTTTGCTGAATCCGGATAAAATTATATTCCGTATCAATGCCGGGGTAATTGCTTTGGTGGGATTGGTTTTACCGGTGGCTGTGTATGTACTTTTCTATGCAGAAGATAAGATGGGATTGGGGCGTTTTATTTTTATTGCCTGTTTATTTTTGCTTGTATTCTGGTTGCTGGTTCGTTCTATTGTCAGAATCCGGCCTTATTTAATGCTTTGGGGCGTGGTATTCCTGTTTTTTATTGTTGAGATATTCCTGATGCCCTCTGTGGCTAATTTATTCAATAATGTGGAATGGAAAAGCATACACGGTGTCCGGAAAATAGAAAAATTGTCAGGGGTCCCGTTTTATTATCCCGAAGGGGAAAATTTGCGTATTGAATTGGTGTATGAGGCCGGGCGCAGAATATTGCCCTGGGATATGCAGAAAGATTCTTTACCCGCTGGATTGCCTTTTGTATTGGTTTCCACCCGGAATGCGGAGGAGACATTACCGGAAAGTGTTCTGGATAAAGTGGAATTGGAGTTGATAGATGTATATGATGATAATCATCGTCCTAAAGGTTCCCGCTGGTATTCCGATATTTTTATCAAATACGTGACATTGGTAAAAGAGAAAGAGAGATAAGTTGGTCTGATTGTAAAAAAAGCGCCCCGAAAGGCGCTTTTATTTTTAGTCATTCAGTGTAAATCTGATGAAAGAGGTAACGGTTAAATCCTTATCATGACTTTGTATGTAAGTTTTAACTGTTTCTTTCGGTTCTTTTACGAATGCCTGGTTCAATAAAGTTGCTTCCTGGAAGAATTTGTTCAAACGTCCTTGAGCAATTTTCTCAAGCATGTTTTCAGGTTTACCTTCTTCGCGGGCTTTTTCTTTACCGATTTCCAACTCGTGAGCTACGATATCTGCCGGAACATCGTCTTTATCGATTGATACCGGAGCCATAGCTGCTGCTTGCATAGCAACATCTCTCTTGACCTGGTTGTCGGCTTCTTTATTGAATCCGATGACCGTGGCCAGTTTATTACCCGGGTGGATATAAGCGACTGTAGCTTCAGCTTCTACTTTGCCGTAGTATGCCAACTCCAGTTTTTCACCGATAACACCGGTCTGTTCTGCAATCTGATCAGCGATAGAACGACCTTCGATATTCAAAGCCAGCAGAGCTTCTTTATCAGCCGGCATATTTGCTAATGCACAGTCGAGGATTTGACGGGTGAAGTTGATAAAGTTTTCGTTTTTAGCTACGAAGTCGGTTTCGCAATTCAAGCTAACCATAACGCCTTTTTTGCCTTCGGCAACAGCCAATACACAGCCTTCTTTGGCTTCTCTGTCGGCACGTTTGCTGGCAACTACAAGACCTTTTTTACGGATAATGTCTACTGCTTTATCAAAGTCTCCTTCGGCTTCGATAAGCGCATTTTTACAGTCCATCATCCCTGCATTCGTTGCATGACGCAACTTCATTACTTCAGCTGCTTTTATTTCCATAACTTGATTTTTGATTTAAGATTTACGATTTACGATTCCGGATTCAGATTGTTTTACTCAGAGTATTATAATCGTAAATCTGAAATCGTAAATCTGAAATCGATTTATTCTTCTGTTGCTTCTTGGGTTTCTTCAACCTCTTCTACTTCAACGGTTTCTTCGGCTCCTGCTTCAGCGTTTACCTTTTCAGCTTTTTTGCCGACAGGCTTTTTGTCTCCTTCTTTATCTTTTTCAGCTTTTCTTTCGTTCAAGCCTTCTTTGATAGCGTCACAAACCGTGTCCATAATCAAAGAGATAGAAGTAGATGCATCGTCGTTGCACGGAATAACGAAATCTACCGTGTCCGGATCAGAGTTGGTATCAACCATAGCAAACACCGGAATTCCCAATGCCCGGGCTTCTTTTACTGCGATGTATTCTTTCATAACATCAACAATGAAAAGGGCTGCAGGAAGACGGGTCAAATCAGCGATACTTCCTAAGTTCTTGTCCAGTTTTGCACGTTGGCGGGCAATCTGGAGTTTTTCTCTC
It encodes the following:
- the tsf gene encoding translation elongation factor Ts, whose product is MEIKAAEVMKLRHATNAGMMDCKNALIEAEGDFDKAVDIIRKKGLVVASKRADREAKEGCVLAVAEGKKGVMVSLNCETDFVAKNENFINFTRQILDCALANMPADKEALLALNIEGRSIADQIAEQTGVIGEKLELAYYGKVEAEATVAYIHPGNKLATVIGFNKEADNQVKRDVAMQAAAMAPVSIDKDDVPADIVAHELEIGKEKAREEGKPENMLEKIAQGRLNKFFQEATLLNQAFVKEPKETVKTYIQSHDKDLTVTSFIRFTLND
- a CDS encoding ArnT family glycosyltransferase — its product is MYDKKNFHFLLLGIVCFFTFFIHNKVVYPDIMESRNLITAHEMVEYDNWLVPTMNGVLRLEKPPLPTWLAAGVELISPDNLSLQRAVAGIAATLLVFFLYAFASRLTNNRRYGLVAALVLCTSFNIILMGRTATWDIYCHSFMLGAIYFFYKAFEQEGRQWKNFGMAGVLMGLSFLGKGPVSFYALLLPFLLSYFILYRPSFKKKGFPLLVMVLICLAISCWWPVYLLLYHRDMALFAADKESTAWLSHNVRPWYYYWKFFLESGIWSLFLITALIWPYWKKRVTLKKEYLLTVAWTFAVLILLSLLPEKKTRYLLPILIPAALVVAHLFVYWSHQIRRKGLLNPDKIIFRINAGVIALVGLVLPVAVYVLFYAEDKMGLGRFIFIACLFLLVFWLLVRSIVRIRPYLMLWGVVFLFFIVEIFLMPSVANLFNNVEWKSIHGVRKIEKLSGVPFYYPEGENLRIELVYEAGRRILPWDMQKDSLPAGLPFVLVSTRNAEETLPESVLDKVELELIDVYDDNHRPKGSRWYSDIFIKYVTLVKEKER
- the rpsB gene encoding 30S ribosomal protein S2; this encodes MSVNFDELLNAGCHFGHLTRKWNPKMAPYIFMERNDIHIIDLNKTAIQLDKATAALKQIAKSGRKILFVATKKQAKDIVAEKISNINMPYVTERWPGGMLTNFPTIRKAVKKMTTIDKMEKDGTFDHLSKREKLQIARQRAKLDKNLGSIADLTRLPAALFIVDVMKEYIAVKEARALGIPVFAMVDTNSDPDTVDFVIPCNDDASTSISLIMDTVCDAIKEGLNERKAEKDKEGDKKPVGKKAEKVNAEAGAEETVEVEEVEETQEATEE
- a CDS encoding PL29 family lyase N-terminal domain-containing protein, translating into MKKLCVLLLSVLFFAGCYKEDIDRLYSEQTKLEAMILELQERCEQINKTVELLQTLINGSMIKETRPFEDAETGASGWEIVFTDNTSFRVYNGKDGETPVISVVQENEEWYWTLNGEKLMDAAGNPLRMNGKDGITPTINADGYWVIDGVVTNIKASGSTPTVEINADGYWVINGEVTAIKASVTEPALKIGADLIDNAVLQDKTGATIVNTAWYLSVDGGQTWVRVSGKDGANTGGSGGNTGGDGCLIESISLSADGMTVIILLSNGQEIRVPSWAWAEALVQQVNDLAITLNTWITNAKYITDVAPLKDAEGKEIGWRISYNDATYSDVYNGKDGVTGPAGAAGATPEIRVVKEGDDYYWTVDGEKLLIDGQPVKASAITPQLQLGEALSVPADVQGQPVIAGVWYLSVDGVTWARVSGEKGDSGDKGDTGDAFFKKAPEIDATNGWVIFTLSDGTEIKVALYDWVKSKFDEINTEFTDVWNLLNQVADRKYITAVTEIRSEDGRYVQQYKIAFSDGTEILLGNTVIGIRSATPADGGDQSDLYWTINGVDLLYNGQPIKANAQDALGAPQIKTGTELINAGISTAIGGENIIPAANYLSVDGGSQWVRLTGDQGIPGDKGEQGDPGQSGLIVEVVRDPDGFYVTFKLGDGSEDIVVPTKLYIDNMAEQLTRLSADVLAVKEFLQGGMIIRSVTEKTENGKKVYELLCRTFGGRDRTIIIRDGADGLAGLTPTISVQAGTGDDKNYYWVVNGELLKDASGNPIPVNGQQGEAGVPGQSAPAPQLKLGSMLSVATDMEGNPIDGFAFYLSVDDGVTWAKVSGPEGQPGKPGEDGNTGDSFFENVSLSADGYWLTLTLKNVADPVVVPTQKWMNTIQQTIQDMNDRIDAIDQILNNGIIITSVTPFDEDGKSGYELIYTKNGVRETIKIYNGQNAATPVISIKQDPADGGYYWTKDGEYIMDEGGNRFPAKGDKGDSGTPGDPGQDGKDAPLPQLKSGQELQNDLHITQDASGNTIDIAAVYLSVDGGIAWVRVSGEKGTPGEDGKPGDPADAGFTAELVKPDEYWIRFTFTDGTVVDVPTKKWVTEIKDKLDALNTNFEALKNVLDKTKYIKSIDVLDPVAEGGKTGWEIKLMDIAGQEISPSYKIYNGVDGQKGDPGAEGPEGSSPVIGMKKDPATPGDETLYWTVNDAFMTTPDGSYVPVSGKDAPTPQVAAGATLPVTVTQDAAGNAIVMSAYYLSVDGGTLWYKVSGEKGDKGDSLIESVDAVSSDEYVLFSMADGTTFKVAKYIEITIAFNVSGTLSVRKNSSENVNFSVSGSYAKNLSLTTIVGGNWKVLQYYDEAVGSGTLTIQAPGAWDHNKVVLLLTDQKGRVWTSSLTVETTWGVGDPFVDTRDERTYTIYRFGDKLWMTEDLKYTKANGYTYNELTNICPQGWRIPTNEDWSNLNGNFDVSAFGSASVGGGWWSGSPANDGTASIWHINASSLSSEYVNLETPRSVRCVKDGYSSPY